In Deltaproteobacteria bacterium, the genomic window CCATCAATAATAGGGAGGATGTTCGACAGGATAGCGCCCACCTATGATCGACTCAACACCATTCTCTCCTTTTCCATTGATAAAGCATGGAGAAGGGCGGCCATAAGGTTGCTGGAGATACGAGCGGGGGACACTGTTCTTGATATAGCCACCGGCACCGGGGACATGGCGATTCTTGGCATTGAACACGGAGGAAGGGTTGTAGGCATTGACCTGTCGAGGCAGATGCTCCTGCATGCCGCCTCCAAGGCACGTGTTCACCGCCTCGGCATACAGTACACTGTGGTGCAGGGTGATGCTCTCTCTATGCCTTTCCGTAATGAGACTTTCAACAGTGCAATGGTGGCATTCGGGATTAGAAACATCGAGAAGCTGGAAGTCTTCCTGGATGAGATGCACCGGATAATGAATCCGCATGGTCGTTTTTCCATACTCGAGTTTTCCATGCCGGAAAGCCTTCCATTCAGGTTACTCTATAAAATGTACCTGACGTATGTACTGCCGGTTATCGGCGGGCTTATTTCCGGAGATTTTAAGGCTTACCGCTATTTAAGGGATTCCGTGATGAGGTTTCCCCCACCAATGGTATTGGAAAGAATAATGGAAGAACGGAATTTCCGGATTGTCCAATCGATCTCACTTTTTGGCGGCATATCTCATCTCTATTTAGTGGAAAAGCGGTAATGGTTTTCAGAATCTGAGGTTATTCATCACTTTACTTGAAGATGATGGGGTAGTCCTTTTGATAGGGAGATGGAGATACTCGATCTATCACCTCCATGCCCGTTAAAGGGAAAATTATTAAGCGTGACACTATTTTCTACAGTTTTTCATCTTGATTTTTATTACGCTAAGAAGTAGTCTCAAAATCGTTCAGGAGGTAATAATAATGACCAAGATTCCCAATATTATACCGATTACCGATCTTCGCCAGGATGCGTCTGCTGTATTGAAAAGGGTAAAATCCTCACGGAAACCCCTCATTATTACGCAGAGAGGAAGGGCGGCTGCGGTCGTAGTGAGCATGGAAGCCTATGAGAAGACGCAAAAGGAAATGGAAATTTTACGACTTCTCGCCAGAGGCGAAAGAGAAATCGAAGCAGGCAAGGGCCATGATCTTATTGAAATCCTTGCTGAAGCAGATGTCTTGTTGAAATAGGAGGATCATTGAAGGTTCTCTTCACACCTTCCGGACGGGCCCTGTTCCTTTCAGCTATTGCTTATATCCGTCATGAAAACCCCTTAGCGGCGGCTGCATTCCGAAAAAAAGCAGAAAAGTCCTTGTTACAACTGAAAAGGTTTCCGGAATCCGGCAGGGTATTACCGGAATTTCCTGACCTGCCCTTTCGAGAAGTGGTAGTAACGCCGTACCGTTTTTTCTACCGCATAAAAGTTAAAACCGTATGGATAGTTGCCGTCTGGCACGACGATCAACTTCCGGGGAAACCAATCGAAGAAGAAGTAGCCTGACGGAATAAAGGGGCTGACCCTGGTTACCCGCCATCATTTCTCGAGGGCAATCTTCAAAACTTCAAGCATTTCGTCGACAAAATAAAAATGAATGTCCTTCTGGACCTTCTGTGGGATGTCTACGAGATCCTTTTTGTTCCATCTGGGCAGGATAATCGTTTTAATTCCGGCGCGGTGGGCCGCCAAAACCTTTTCTTTAATACCCCCGACAGGAAGCACGAGCCCCCGCAGGGTAATTTCCCCTGTCATGGCGAGGGCTTCCTTAACGGTCCTGTTGGTCAAGAGAGACACCAGGGCAGTCAGCATGGTGACACCCGCCGACGGTCCATCCTTCGGAATAGCGCCGGCAGGTATATGGATGTGAATATCAGTCTCTTCAAAAAAATCTATAGCGATACCCAGATCGCCTGCATTGGCGCGAATGAAACTTAGGGCTGCCGTAGCCGATTCCTTCATGACGTCACCGAGCTGACCCGTTAACGTCAGCCCTTTTTTCCCTTTCATGGCTGTCGCTTCGATAAAGAGAATATCGCCGCCTGCCGGCGTCCATGCAAGGCCTGTCGCTACACCCGGTTTGGATGTCCTTGCACTGACTTCAGAGATTATGCGGACGGGGCCCAGATACTTGTGCACATCCTTGACCGTGATGGACGCATTTTTCACTTTCCCCTCGGCCACCGCGCTCGCCACACCCCGGCATATCGTTCCAATTTCCCGTTCGAGATTTCTTAAGCCGGCCTCCCGCGTATATCCTGATATAATAAGATTTATGGATCCTTTCGTAAAGGTAATCTGCTCCGGAGAAAGCCCGTTGGCGGTTATCTGTCTCGGGATAAGATACCGTTCGGCAATTTTAGCCTTTTCGTCCTGCGTGTAACCGGGAAGTTCGATAACTTCCATCCTGTCCCGGAGAGCGGGGGGGATCGTATCCAGGATGTTCGCAGTGGTTATGAACATTACATGGGACAGATCAAAGGGAACGTCCAGGTAGTGATCCATAAAGGAATAATTCTGTTCAGGATCAAGCACTTCAAGGAGTGCGGAAGACGGATCTCCCCGGAAATCGCTGCCGACCTTGTCTATTTCGTCCAGGACAAACACAGGGTTATTTGATTCTGCCCGCTTGATACCCTGAATGATGCGCC contains:
- the ubiE gene encoding bifunctional demethylmenaquinone methyltransferase/2-methoxy-6-polyprenyl-1,4-benzoquinol methylase UbiE, with protein sequence MDKRPSIIGRMFDRIAPTYDRLNTILSFSIDKAWRRAAIRLLEIRAGDTVLDIATGTGDMAILGIEHGGRVVGIDLSRQMLLHAASKARVHRLGIQYTVVQGDALSMPFRNETFNSAMVAFGIRNIEKLEVFLDEMHRIMNPHGRFSILEFSMPESLPFRLLYKMYLTYVLPVIGGLISGDFKAYRYLRDSVMRFPPPMVLERIMEERNFRIVQSISLFGGISHLYLVEKR
- a CDS encoding type II toxin-antitoxin system Phd/YefM family antitoxin; translated protein: MTKIPNIIPITDLRQDASAVLKRVKSSRKPLIITQRGRAAAVVVSMEAYEKTQKEMEILRLLARGEREIEAGKGHDLIEILAEADVLLK
- a CDS encoding type II toxin-antitoxin system RelE/ParE family toxin, producing MKVLFTPSGRALFLSAIAYIRHENPLAAAAFRKKAEKSLLQLKRFPESGRVLPEFPDLPFREVVVTPYRFFYRIKVKTVWIVAVWHDDQLPGKPIEEEVA
- the lon gene encoding endopeptidase La; protein product: DKAKKRIIEYLAVRKLKPDSKGPILCFAGPPGTGKTSLALSIAHALGRKFVRIALGGVRDEAEIRGHRRTYVGALPGRIIQGIKRAESNNPVFVLDEIDKVGSDFRGDPSSALLEVLDPEQNYSFMDHYLDVPFDLSHVMFITTANILDTIPPALRDRMEVIELPGYTQDEKAKIAERYLIPRQITANGLSPEQITFTKGSINLIISGYTREAGLRNLEREIGTICRGVASAVAEGKVKNASITVKDVHKYLGPVRIISEVSARTSKPGVATGLAWTPAGGDILFIEATAMKGKKGLTLTGQLGDVMKESATAALSFIRANAGDLGIAIDFFEETDIHIHIPAGAIPKDGPSAGVTMLTALVSLLTNRTVKEALAMTGEITLRGLVLPVGGIKEKVLAAHRAGIKTIILPRWNKKDLVDIPQKVQKDIHFYFVDEMLEVLKIALEK